A portion of the Nitratidesulfovibrio termitidis HI1 genome contains these proteins:
- the qrcC gene encoding menaquinone reductase iron-sulfur cluster-binding subunit QrcC: MSSFKEFKIKWGMAIDLDKCTGCGACMVACQAENNIAPQPDASNKLKSLNWLVVFELTNGKPFPEHEVAYLPRPCMQCGKPSCVSVCPVIATDKNEEGGIVSQVYPRCIGCRYCMASCPYHARYFNWFDPTWPEGMDKTLTPDVSVRPRGVVEKCSFCHHRFMQAKDKARVEGRDPNALNDGDYITSCTEACPNGAIVFGDVNNPAHKVHELVKSKYAFRLLERLGTDPQVYYLSRREWVRRLGDNYLENEKVKG; this comes from the coding sequence ATGTCCTCATTCAAGGAATTCAAGATCAAGTGGGGAATGGCCATCGACCTGGACAAATGTACGGGTTGCGGCGCGTGCATGGTCGCCTGCCAGGCCGAGAACAACATTGCCCCCCAGCCGGACGCCAGCAACAAGCTGAAGTCGCTGAACTGGCTGGTCGTATTCGAACTGACCAACGGAAAGCCCTTCCCCGAGCATGAAGTGGCCTACCTGCCCCGCCCCTGCATGCAGTGCGGCAAGCCTTCGTGCGTGTCGGTGTGCCCCGTCATCGCCACCGACAAGAACGAGGAAGGCGGCATCGTCAGCCAGGTCTACCCCCGGTGCATCGGGTGCCGGTACTGCATGGCCTCGTGTCCCTACCATGCCCGGTACTTCAACTGGTTCGACCCGACCTGGCCCGAAGGCATGGACAAGACCCTGACCCCCGACGTCTCGGTGCGTCCGCGCGGCGTGGTGGAAAAGTGCTCGTTCTGCCACCACCGCTTCATGCAGGCCAAGGACAAGGCCCGTGTGGAAGGCCGTGATCCCAACGCCCTCAACGACGGCGACTACATCACCTCGTGCACCGAGGCCTGCCCCAACGGGGCCATCGTGTTCGGCGACGTGAACAACCCCGCGCACAAGGTGCACGAACTCGTGAAGAGCAAGTACGCCTTCCGGCTGCTGGAACGCCTGGGCACCGATCCCCAGGTCTACTACCTCAGCCGTCGCGAATGGGTGCGCCGCCTTGGCGACAACTATCTCGAAAACGAAAAGGTCAAAGGGTAG
- a CDS encoding amino acid ABC transporter permease, translating into MRPRPFPALPPEHNVPAFPPRPPRLPHQEYADETARRDHTPEAPTAVEDFLSPPAARRLDIALLALLLTAGAWLFWNAADRLDYHWNWGVVWQFLLRHDTQQGATGGWVPGTLTSGLLVTVRLGLWSTLLALCIGTGMGLLRASPRLFRRMVARTYVEGVRNLPPLVLVFIFHFFVSSQFAPLLAGLFAPVAEGAAAILPSGVHTWLGRASALLLAPPGQLPVFLSGVVVLGLYEGAYITEIVRAGLEGVERGQWEASASTGLTRRQQLRHVILPQAFRLIVPPLAGQFISTIKDSAILSVISIRELTFQGMELMAATYLTFEIWLTVAALYLMLTFSCSLAARHVERRLRRAM; encoded by the coding sequence ATGCGTCCCCGCCCGTTCCCGGCCCTGCCGCCGGAACACAATGTTCCGGCCTTTCCCCCGCGACCTCCACGCCTTCCGCACCAGGAATACGCGGATGAGACGGCGCGGCGCGACCACACGCCGGAAGCCCCCACGGCGGTTGAGGACTTTCTGTCCCCCCCGGCGGCCCGAAGGCTGGACATTGCCCTGCTGGCCCTGCTGCTTACCGCTGGTGCGTGGCTGTTCTGGAACGCAGCCGATCGCCTGGACTACCACTGGAACTGGGGCGTGGTGTGGCAGTTCCTGCTGCGCCACGACACGCAACAGGGTGCGACGGGCGGATGGGTGCCGGGTACGCTGACCAGCGGCCTGCTGGTCACCGTGCGCCTTGGGTTATGGTCTACCCTGCTGGCCCTGTGCATCGGCACGGGCATGGGCCTGTTGCGGGCCAGCCCGCGCCTGTTCCGGCGCATGGTGGCGCGCACCTACGTGGAGGGGGTGCGCAACCTGCCGCCGCTGGTGCTGGTGTTCATCTTCCACTTCTTCGTGAGTTCGCAGTTCGCCCCGCTTCTGGCCGGGCTGTTCGCCCCCGTGGCCGAGGGCGCGGCGGCCATCCTCCCCTCGGGCGTACACACCTGGCTTGGGCGGGCATCCGCCCTGCTGCTGGCCCCGCCCGGCCAATTGCCGGTGTTCCTTTCCGGGGTGGTCGTTCTTGGGTTGTACGAAGGCGCCTACATCACCGAAATCGTCCGCGCCGGGCTGGAAGGTGTGGAGCGCGGCCAATGGGAGGCATCGGCTTCCACCGGGCTGACCCGGCGGCAGCAACTGCGCCACGTCATCCTGCCGCAGGCCTTCCGGCTCATCGTGCCGCCGCTGGCCGGGCAGTTCATCTCCACCATCAAGGATTCAGCCATCCTGTCGGTGATCTCCATACGCGAGCTGACCTTTCAGGGCATGGAACTGATGGCCGCCACCTACCTGACCTTCGAGATCTGGCTGACGGTGGCGGCCCTGTACCTGATGCTGACCTTTTCCTGCTCGCTGGCGGCGCGCCACGTGGAACGACGCCTGCGCCGGGCCATGTAG
- a CDS encoding amino acid ABC transporter permease produces MLRHRMENSRHGRDRSAPLHTPGPRAAHHAHDAHASAPQPPQGPQCPPPPPARRALLAVLGDVARYCCLMGALVWITLRGTAASGYDWQWHRLWRHLFTTAADGGFRAGPLLDGLGVTLQVVAASLGLALLAGLLAALLRQSGSRVGRTLSMVYVETVRNTPLLIQLFVVYFVLAPLLGLGRFAAGVLALSLFEGAYIAEILRAGILSVSTGQWEAARSLGMDVPGTYMEVVLPQAARTALPPLTGQLVSLVKDSSLVSTIALHDLAMQAQAVAADTFLVFEVWFLVAGMYLALTLSLSALAQLLERRLRYEF; encoded by the coding sequence ATGCTCCGCCACAGAATGGAAAATTCCCGACACGGCCGGGACCGCTCGGCCCCATTGCACACACCAGGGCCCCGCGCCGCCCACCACGCACACGACGCGCACGCCTCCGCGCCTCAGCCCCCTCAGGGGCCGCAGTGCCCTCCTCCTCCGCCTGCACGCCGTGCCCTGCTGGCCGTGCTTGGCGACGTGGCCCGGTACTGCTGCCTGATGGGCGCGCTGGTGTGGATTACCCTGCGCGGCACGGCGGCATCGGGCTACGACTGGCAATGGCACCGGCTGTGGCGGCACCTGTTCACCACGGCGGCGGATGGAGGATTTCGCGCCGGGCCGCTGCTGGACGGCCTTGGCGTGACGTTGCAGGTGGTGGCGGCCAGCCTTGGGCTGGCGCTGCTGGCTGGCCTGCTGGCCGCCCTGCTGCGCCAGTCCGGTTCGCGCGTGGGGCGCACCCTGTCCATGGTCTACGTGGAGACGGTGCGCAACACCCCGTTGCTTATCCAGTTGTTCGTGGTCTACTTCGTGCTGGCGCCGCTGCTGGGCCTGGGCCGCTTTGCGGCCGGGGTGCTGGCCCTTTCGCTGTTCGAGGGGGCGTACATCGCCGAAATCCTGCGGGCGGGCATCCTTTCCGTGTCCACGGGGCAATGGGAAGCTGCACGCAGCCTTGGCATGGACGTGCCTGGAACCTATATGGAGGTGGTGCTGCCCCAGGCGGCACGCACCGCCCTGCCCCCCCTGACCGGACAACTGGTGTCCCTGGTCAAGGATTCGTCCCTGGTCAGCACCATCGCCCTGCACGATCTGGCCATGCAGGCCCAGGCGGTGGCCGCCGACACGTTTCTGGTGTTCGAGGTCTGGTTTCTCGTGGCGGGCATGTACCTTGCCCTCACGCTGTCCCTTTCGGCCCTGGCGCAGTTGCTGGAACGGCGCCTGCGCTACGAATTCTGA
- a CDS encoding mannose-1-phosphate guanylyltransferase/mannose-6-phosphate isomerase, with amino-acid sequence MTIPPANVTATVACSPAVSASAALGRCHAVILAGGSGTRLWPLSRALFPKQLLALNGDLSLLQQTVRRVLSLFPPERVHIVTNEEHVFEVRAQARALDERLDTQVLAEPVGRNTLPAILLGLDAAMGDTEAEGEAQPPLLAVFPSDHQLHDEARWGAAVTRGAGLAAEGWTVTFGVPPTTPETGYGYIRRGEVLPNADAAAIGAAFAVDGFVEKPDLETARDFLRQGMHFWNSGMFVFNGGVLLSAVERFQPALAAWWTTRKDTTLAPGIPLTHGYSTLPSISIDYGIMEHVDRIAVVEADFGWDDLGSWEALYRLGAKDERGCVIQGDTMALDCDDCLLLSRGGKLVAIGLSNVIAVQTRDATLICAKDQVQRVKDVVEKLKAEKSPLVDVHLTVRRPWGNYTVLDEGPGRKVKRIEVNPGARLSLQMHHHRSEHWVVAKGAALVQVGNEERTLTENEWVDIPKATLHRLTNPGRIPLELIEIQSGPYLGEDDIVRFDDVYGRRKEG; translated from the coding sequence ATGACCATCCCCCCCGCCAACGTCACCGCCACGGTCGCCTGTTCCCCGGCAGTTTCCGCATCCGCCGCGCTTGGCCGTTGCCATGCCGTCATCCTGGCGGGCGGCTCCGGCACCCGGCTGTGGCCTCTTTCACGGGCGCTGTTTCCCAAGCAGCTGCTGGCCCTGAACGGCGATCTTTCCCTGTTGCAGCAGACCGTGCGCCGCGTGCTTTCGCTGTTCCCGCCAGAACGGGTGCACATCGTGACCAACGAGGAGCACGTGTTCGAGGTGCGCGCCCAGGCCCGCGCCCTGGACGAACGGCTGGATACCCAGGTGCTGGCAGAACCCGTGGGCCGCAACACCCTGCCCGCCATCCTGCTGGGGCTGGATGCCGCCATGGGCGACACGGAAGCGGAAGGCGAAGCCCAGCCCCCCCTGCTGGCGGTGTTCCCCTCCGACCATCAACTGCACGACGAGGCCCGCTGGGGCGCCGCCGTCACGCGCGGGGCAGGCCTTGCCGCCGAAGGGTGGACGGTCACCTTCGGGGTGCCACCCACCACGCCGGAAACGGGCTACGGCTACATTCGCAGGGGTGAAGTCCTGCCGAACGCCGATGCCGCCGCGATAGGCGCCGCCTTCGCCGTGGACGGCTTTGTCGAAAAGCCGGACCTGGAAACCGCGCGCGACTTTCTGCGCCAGGGCATGCATTTCTGGAACAGCGGCATGTTCGTGTTCAACGGTGGCGTGCTGTTGTCCGCCGTGGAACGGTTTCAGCCCGCGCTGGCCGCCTGGTGGACCACCCGCAAGGACACCACCCTGGCCCCCGGCATTCCGCTGACCCACGGCTACTCCACCCTGCCGTCCATATCCATAGACTACGGCATCATGGAACACGTGGACCGCATCGCCGTGGTCGAGGCCGACTTCGGCTGGGACGATCTGGGCAGTTGGGAAGCCCTGTACCGCCTAGGCGCCAAGGACGAACGCGGCTGCGTGATCCAGGGCGACACCATGGCGCTCGACTGCGACGACTGCCTGCTGCTCTCGCGCGGGGGCAAGCTGGTGGCCATCGGGCTTTCCAACGTCATTGCCGTGCAGACCCGCGACGCCACCCTCATCTGCGCCAAGGACCAGGTGCAGCGGGTGAAGGACGTGGTGGAGAAGCTGAAGGCCGAAAAAAGTCCGCTGGTGGACGTGCACCTTACCGTGCGCCGCCCCTGGGGCAACTACACGGTGCTCGACGAGGGCCCGGGCCGCAAGGTCAAGCGCATAGAGGTAAACCCCGGCGCGCGACTGTCGCTGCAGATGCATCATCACCGCAGCGAACACTGGGTGGTGGCGAAAGGCGCCGCGCTTGTGCAAGTTGGCAACGAGGAACGCACCCTGACCGAGAATGAATGGGTGGACATCCCGAAAGCCACGCTTCACCGGTTGACCAACCCGGGGCGCATTCCTCTTGAACTCATTGAAATCCAAAGTGGTCCGTATTTGGGCGAAGACGACATCGTTCGCTTTGACGACGTGTACGGACGCCGCAAGGAGGGCTGA
- the qrcB gene encoding menaquinone reductase molybdopterin-binding-like subunit QrcB, with protein sequence MALDRRGFLKFIGGATAGILATPVVWKSLDDVSIWTQNWSWIPRNIDGANSYVPTVSKLCPSAVGVKVRLVDGRPVRVLTNNDHPLGGGLSSIAAAEVQLLYSPSRMKRPLKRTADGAYVGITWEEAEAMLVEGLKKARGGNKLAVVSGDETGTINELFTALAAEMGSASCFLMPGEAQSAAKAWELMGGEGQVGYDIEKSDYVLAIGANVLETWGPVIRNRHAFRVGRPHGEAPAVRFAYAGPVQNNTAATADVWLAIRPGTEAVLALGLANLLIKAGATSPAADFADFKALAARFTPEQVAAQTGVDAKRLAVVAQELAKAKRPLVIAGSEFGQGGGAAPVLAGLALNALLGSMNREGGIRALPYARKVVPAAMDRKALLQNDLVAWLGKVASGKSAAPQAVVFYEANPVYALPQADAIKATLAKVPFKVAFTSFLDETAMACDLVLPVPMGLERFDDVDTPYGSGQVVYALAVPALAPLVDARPAGDVVIGVAKKLGADLGVAAFADALKAKAEARGASFTEPSTTNAHVSAAVLPVNGIALRADVLSKALDVKAPAFPVALAPVAKLNVGTSKTATPPFNTKTVRRWEIQGKELYVMMNGATAAKLGLRMHDRIELSNPAGKFMARVNVFEGVINDTVAVPAGHGHTAFDEFSKGKGENVMRLLAAGAEPGTGLSVWTSAGVNIAKA encoded by the coding sequence ATGGCTCTGGACAGAAGAGGTTTCCTGAAGTTCATCGGCGGCGCCACCGCGGGCATTCTCGCCACCCCCGTCGTCTGGAAAAGCCTGGACGACGTATCCATCTGGACGCAGAACTGGTCGTGGATTCCCCGCAACATCGACGGCGCCAATTCGTACGTGCCCACCGTCAGCAAGCTGTGTCCGTCCGCCGTTGGCGTGAAGGTGCGGCTGGTGGACGGCCGCCCGGTGCGCGTGCTGACCAACAACGATCATCCCCTCGGCGGCGGGCTTTCGTCCATCGCCGCTGCGGAAGTGCAACTGCTGTACAGCCCCTCCCGCATGAAGCGCCCGCTGAAGCGTACCGCCGACGGCGCGTACGTGGGCATCACCTGGGAAGAGGCAGAAGCCATGCTGGTGGAAGGCCTGAAAAAGGCCAGGGGCGGCAACAAGCTTGCCGTCGTCTCCGGTGACGAAACCGGCACCATCAACGAGTTGTTCACGGCGCTGGCCGCCGAGATGGGCTCCGCGTCCTGCTTCCTGATGCCCGGCGAGGCCCAGTCCGCCGCCAAGGCATGGGAACTGATGGGCGGCGAAGGTCAGGTTGGGTACGACATCGAGAAGAGCGACTACGTGCTCGCCATCGGTGCCAACGTGCTCGAAACCTGGGGCCCGGTCATCCGCAACCGCCACGCCTTCCGGGTGGGCCGCCCCCATGGCGAAGCCCCGGCCGTGCGTTTCGCCTATGCGGGTCCGGTGCAGAACAACACCGCCGCCACCGCCGACGTGTGGCTGGCCATCCGCCCCGGCACCGAAGCGGTGCTGGCGCTGGGCCTGGCCAACCTGCTGATCAAGGCGGGCGCCACCAGCCCCGCCGCCGACTTCGCCGACTTCAAGGCCCTGGCCGCCAGGTTCACCCCCGAACAGGTGGCCGCGCAGACCGGCGTGGACGCCAAGCGCCTTGCCGTCGTGGCCCAGGAACTGGCCAAGGCCAAGCGGCCGCTGGTCATCGCCGGGTCCGAGTTCGGACAGGGCGGCGGCGCGGCCCCCGTGCTGGCCGGTCTTGCCCTGAACGCGCTGCTGGGCTCCATGAACCGCGAAGGCGGCATCCGCGCCCTGCCCTACGCCCGCAAGGTGGTGCCTGCCGCCATGGACCGCAAGGCCCTGCTGCAGAACGACCTGGTGGCGTGGCTCGGCAAGGTGGCTTCCGGCAAGTCCGCCGCCCCGCAGGCGGTGGTCTTCTACGAAGCCAACCCCGTCTACGCGCTGCCCCAGGCCGACGCCATCAAGGCCACGCTGGCCAAGGTGCCCTTCAAGGTGGCCTTCACCAGCTTCCTCGATGAAACCGCCATGGCCTGCGACCTCGTGCTGCCGGTGCCCATGGGCCTCGAACGCTTCGACGACGTGGACACCCCCTACGGCTCCGGCCAGGTGGTCTACGCCCTTGCCGTGCCCGCGCTGGCGCCCCTGGTGGACGCCCGCCCGGCTGGCGACGTGGTCATCGGCGTGGCGAAAAAGCTGGGCGCCGACCTTGGCGTCGCCGCCTTCGCCGACGCCCTGAAGGCCAAGGCCGAAGCCCGCGGCGCGAGCTTCACCGAGCCTTCGACCACCAACGCGCACGTGAGCGCAGCGGTGCTGCCGGTCAACGGCATCGCCCTGCGCGCCGACGTACTTTCCAAGGCTCTTGACGTTAAGGCCCCGGCCTTCCCCGTCGCTCTCGCCCCGGTCGCCAAGCTGAACGTGGGCACCAGCAAGACCGCCACCCCGCCCTTCAACACCAAGACCGTCCGGCGCTGGGAAATCCAGGGCAAGGAGCTCTACGTGATGATGAACGGGGCCACGGCCGCCAAGCTGGGCCTGCGGATGCACGACCGCATCGAGCTCTCGAACCCCGCCGGCAAGTTCATGGCGCGGGTGAACGTGTTCGAAGGCGTCATCAACGACACGGTGGCCGTGCCTGCCGGGCACGGGCACACCGCCTTCGACGAGTTCAGCAAGGGCAAGGGCGAAAACGTCATGCGCCTGCTCGCAGCTGGTGCGGAACCCGGCACGGGCCTTTCGGTCTGGACCAGCGCCGGCGTAAACATCGCCAAAGCATAA
- the rfbC gene encoding dTDP-4-dehydrorhamnose 3,5-epimerase: MQIIETGIPGLLRLEPRVFKDERGFFLETYRRELFDRLGVAAGFVQDNHARSEQPGVLRGLHFQLPPATQAKLVWATRGAVYDVAVDLRVGSPTYGKWYGCELSERNFARLFVPRGFAHGYMTLTPGTEFQYKVDAYYAPEIEGGIAWDDPDLGITWPDITPILSDKDRRLPRLRDFQSPFIFEPAPQAKADA, encoded by the coding sequence GTGCAGATCATCGAAACCGGCATTCCCGGCCTGCTCCGACTTGAACCCCGCGTGTTCAAGGACGAGCGCGGCTTCTTTCTCGAAACCTACCGCCGCGAACTGTTCGATCGCCTGGGCGTTGCCGCCGGATTCGTGCAGGACAATCACGCCCGGTCGGAACAGCCCGGCGTGTTGCGCGGGCTGCATTTCCAATTGCCCCCCGCCACCCAGGCCAAGCTGGTCTGGGCCACTCGCGGCGCCGTGTACGACGTGGCCGTGGACCTGCGGGTGGGGTCGCCCACCTATGGCAAGTGGTACGGCTGCGAACTGAGCGAACGCAACTTCGCGCGGCTGTTCGTGCCGCGCGGTTTCGCCCACGGGTACATGACCCTCACGCCTGGCACCGAGTTCCAGTACAAGGTCGATGCTTACTACGCCCCCGAAATAGAGGGAGGCATCGCCTGGGACGACCCGGACCTGGGCATCACCTGGCCGGACATCACCCCCATCCTTTCGGACAAGGACCGCCGCCTGCCCCGGCTGCGGGACTTCCAGTCGCCGTTCATCTTCGAACCCGCCCCCCAGGCAAAGGCCGACGCATGA
- the qrcD gene encoding menaquinone reductase integral membrane subunit QrcD: MDKNYDLPIDAALFPEGCTRCSLSKFLVWITIVMAVFGWGLYAAYRVLAEGLGVTGLDDYFGFGLWITFDLAVIALGAGAFFTGLLRYILNIDPLKNIINLTVIVGFLCYSGAMLVLVLDVGQPLRAWFGYWHANVHSMLTEVIFCITCYCLVLVIEYVPLILEQKQLNSNKLVHAIAHNFHLMMPLFAGIGAFLSTFHQGSLGGMYGVLFARPYIARDGFFIWPWTFFLYVLSAVGSGPVFTVLVCTIMEKMTGKQLVSWEIKSLMGKIAGTMLTVYMVFKLADTWAWANDILPRSGLTFDQVFYGWIYGKWLLWAELFACGVLPAIILIIPSTRNNRTLFYTAAILDCIGVTINRYVMTVQALAAPVMPFDGWETYAPNWAEWGASAMIMAYAALILSLSYRYLPVFPQEVKLNK; this comes from the coding sequence ATGGATAAGAACTACGACCTTCCCATCGACGCCGCGCTGTTCCCCGAAGGCTGCACGCGCTGCTCGCTGTCCAAGTTCCTGGTCTGGATCACCATCGTCATGGCCGTGTTCGGCTGGGGCCTGTACGCCGCGTACCGGGTGCTGGCCGAAGGCCTGGGCGTTACCGGGCTGGACGACTACTTCGGGTTCGGGCTGTGGATCACCTTCGACCTTGCGGTCATCGCACTGGGCGCGGGCGCGTTCTTCACGGGCCTGCTCCGCTACATCCTGAACATCGACCCGCTGAAGAACATCATCAATCTCACGGTCATCGTGGGCTTCCTGTGCTACTCGGGCGCCATGCTCGTCCTGGTGCTCGACGTGGGCCAGCCGCTGCGCGCATGGTTCGGCTACTGGCACGCCAACGTGCACTCCATGCTGACGGAAGTCATCTTCTGCATCACCTGCTACTGCCTCGTGCTGGTCATCGAGTACGTGCCGCTGATCCTTGAGCAGAAGCAGCTGAACAGCAACAAGCTGGTGCACGCCATCGCCCACAACTTCCACCTGATGATGCCGCTCTTCGCCGGTATCGGCGCCTTCCTGTCCACGTTCCACCAGGGGTCGCTGGGCGGCATGTACGGCGTGCTCTTCGCCCGCCCGTACATCGCGCGCGACGGCTTCTTCATCTGGCCCTGGACCTTCTTCCTGTATGTCCTTTCCGCCGTGGGTTCCGGGCCGGTGTTCACCGTGCTCGTGTGCACCATCATGGAAAAGATGACCGGCAAGCAGCTGGTCAGCTGGGAAATCAAGAGCCTGATGGGCAAGATCGCCGGCACCATGCTGACCGTGTACATGGTCTTCAAGCTGGCGGACACCTGGGCGTGGGCCAATGACATCCTGCCCCGCTCCGGCCTGACCTTCGACCAGGTCTTCTACGGCTGGATCTACGGCAAGTGGCTGCTGTGGGCCGAACTGTTCGCCTGCGGCGTGCTGCCCGCCATCATCCTGATCATCCCGTCCACGCGCAACAACCGCACGCTGTTCTACACCGCGGCGATCCTTGACTGCATCGGGGTGACCATCAACCGCTACGTCATGACCGTGCAGGCCCTGGCCGCGCCGGTGATGCCCTTCGACGGCTGGGAAACCTACGCCCCCAACTGGGCGGAATGGGGCGCCAGCGCCATGATCATGGCCTACGCGGCCCTGATCCTCAGCCTGTCGTACCGCTACCTGCCGGTGTTCCCGCAGGAAGTGAAGCTGAACAAGTAG
- the qrcA gene encoding menaquinone reductase multiheme cytochrome c subunit QrcA, whose protein sequence is MEDRQLNSSGCAKDGGKCCGGGITPFLVGLVVSLIFGWWVFPDMIYSKKEQPIRFSHKVHMESAGMECKQCHVLREDGTFAGLPSTASCADCHSDVMGSDPEEARFVNEYVKTGKEVKWLVYQIQPDNVFFSHAAHSLDGCNQCHDFKESELCAQCHPDVANSDSAPTHFENKLTGYSKQTMKMWQCERCHANENHYGVTSANNACFVCHK, encoded by the coding sequence ATGGAGGACAGGCAGTTAAACAGTTCAGGCTGCGCGAAGGATGGCGGGAAGTGCTGCGGCGGCGGCATCACACCGTTTCTCGTGGGCCTGGTCGTGTCGCTCATCTTCGGCTGGTGGGTGTTCCCGGACATGATCTACAGCAAGAAGGAACAACCGATACGCTTCAGCCATAAGGTGCACATGGAAAGCGCGGGCATGGAATGCAAGCAGTGTCACGTGCTGCGTGAGGACGGGACCTTCGCGGGTCTGCCCTCCACGGCCAGCTGTGCAGACTGTCATTCCGACGTCATGGGTTCCGACCCCGAGGAAGCCCGCTTCGTCAACGAGTACGTGAAAACCGGCAAGGAAGTTAAGTGGCTGGTCTACCAGATCCAGCCCGACAACGTCTTCTTCAGCCATGCCGCCCATTCCCTTGACGGCTGCAACCAGTGTCACGACTTCAAGGAGTCGGAACTGTGCGCCCAGTGCCACCCCGACGTGGCCAACTCCGACAGCGCACCGACCCACTTCGAGAACAAGCTGACCGGTTACAGCAAGCAAACCATGAAGATGTGGCAATGCGAACGCTGTCACGCCAATGAGAACCACTACGGCGTGACGAGTGCAAACAATGCCTGCTTCGTCTGCCACAAGTAA
- a CDS encoding transporter substrate-binding domain-containing protein produces the protein MHAIPSPARLHGPALLLALLSALLLMLGALLTPHAPAHAADASVRQKLSEESVIAGVLERGVLRVGFSTFVPWAMQDKTGKFVGFEVEVANRLAEDLGVKVEFVPTKWSGIIPALLTGKFDVIIGGMSVKPDRNLKVNFTIPYDYAGMALMANRATAKGFTTLDDFDKPEVTIAARTGSTAAAAVKKRLPKATLRLFDDEAPAIQEVLSGRAHAMVSSAPLPAFEVLKNPDKLFLPVPGTFTSEPVGFAVRKGDVDTLNVFDNWIRLVDAEGWLKERKHYWFETNEWEAQLK, from the coding sequence ATGCATGCAATCCCCTCCCCTGCCCGTCTCCACGGCCCGGCCCTGCTGCTGGCCCTGCTGTCGGCACTGTTACTGATGCTTGGGGCGCTGCTGACGCCGCACGCCCCGGCCCATGCGGCAGACGCATCCGTCCGCCAGAAACTGTCCGAAGAAAGCGTCATCGCGGGCGTGCTGGAACGCGGCGTGCTGCGGGTGGGCTTTTCCACCTTCGTGCCGTGGGCCATGCAGGACAAGACCGGCAAGTTCGTCGGTTTCGAGGTGGAAGTGGCCAACCGTCTGGCCGAAGACCTGGGCGTGAAGGTTGAATTCGTGCCCACCAAGTGGTCCGGCATCATCCCCGCCCTGCTTACCGGCAAGTTCGACGTGATCATTGGCGGCATGAGCGTGAAGCCTGACCGCAATCTGAAGGTCAACTTCACCATCCCCTACGATTACGCGGGCATGGCCCTGATGGCCAACCGCGCCACGGCCAAAGGCTTCACCACCCTGGACGACTTCGACAAGCCCGAGGTGACCATCGCCGCCCGCACCGGCAGCACCGCAGCAGCAGCCGTGAAGAAACGCCTGCCCAAGGCCACCCTGCGCCTGTTCGACGACGAGGCCCCGGCCATTCAGGAAGTGCTGTCGGGCCGCGCCCACGCCATGGTTTCCAGTGCGCCGCTGCCCGCCTTCGAGGTGCTGAAGAACCCGGACAAGCTGTTCCTGCCCGTACCCGGCACCTTCACCAGCGAACCGGTGGGGTTTGCCGTACGCAAGGGCGACGTGGACACCCTGAACGTGTTCGACAACTGGATCCGTCTGGTGGATGCCGAAGGCTGGCTGAAGGAACGCAAGCACTACTGGTTCGAAACCAACGAATGGGAAGCGCAGCTGAAATAG